One window from the genome of Micromonospora aurantiaca ATCC 27029 encodes:
- a CDS encoding DUF4139 domain-containing protein — translation MDTVEIDAPVVGVTVYPDRARVTRRGGVRLAAGDHRVRVAPLPLGLRRDSIRVGGRGAVTVLGVDVTAWRQPRSTDAQVVELERRRWELADELAEVGDTDAVEEQRGEFLTRLAERAGGTYARALAAGDAAPADVAAFTDSVSGQLTESRARRRGLARRRTELAEELAAVDRELDAARGKREPDRLAAEVSVSVDADDTEVELELTYLVDGARWTPSYDLRLVEDTMTVTWFGLVSQGTGEDWPECELQLSTARPAAASGVPELSPWYLDRLRPEPPMAVSAASFGGVVPPPAPGAAPAGRPRAARAAAPAVRESVAEVEQGVTAATYRPARPVAVPADGSAHRVTIAVLELPARLDHVSVPVRAAEAHLRATVRNSSDHTLLPGPASVFHGADFVAATRLKTWAPGEETELALGIDDRLRVERKLSRRTESKATLGSTRRREVEYRITVANHTPRPATVEVQDQLPVSRDEAVVVRETALTPPPAERTELGELTWRLSLAPGESGEIALGFRVELAKGVELTGWRE, via the coding sequence GTGGACACTGTGGAGATCGATGCGCCCGTCGTCGGCGTGACCGTCTACCCGGACCGCGCCCGGGTCACCCGCCGCGGCGGCGTCCGGCTGGCCGCGGGCGACCACCGGGTACGCGTCGCCCCGCTCCCGCTGGGCCTGCGCCGGGACTCGATCCGGGTGGGTGGCCGGGGCGCGGTGACCGTACTCGGGGTGGACGTGACCGCGTGGCGGCAACCCCGCAGCACCGACGCCCAGGTGGTCGAGCTGGAACGGCGGCGGTGGGAACTGGCGGACGAGCTGGCCGAGGTCGGTGACACCGACGCGGTCGAGGAACAGCGCGGCGAGTTCCTCACCCGGCTCGCCGAGCGGGCCGGTGGCACGTACGCCCGGGCGCTGGCCGCGGGCGACGCGGCCCCGGCCGACGTCGCGGCCTTCACCGACTCGGTGTCCGGTCAGCTCACCGAGTCGCGGGCCCGGCGGCGCGGGCTGGCCCGGCGGCGCACCGAGCTGGCCGAGGAGCTGGCCGCCGTCGACCGGGAACTGGACGCGGCGCGCGGCAAGCGGGAGCCGGACCGGCTGGCCGCCGAGGTGTCCGTCTCGGTGGACGCCGACGACACCGAGGTGGAGCTGGAGCTGACATATCTGGTGGACGGCGCCCGCTGGACGCCCTCCTACGACCTGCGGCTGGTCGAGGACACCATGACTGTCACCTGGTTCGGGCTGGTCAGCCAGGGCACCGGGGAGGACTGGCCGGAGTGCGAACTCCAGCTCTCCACGGCCCGTCCGGCGGCGGCGAGCGGCGTACCCGAATTGTCGCCCTGGTATCTCGACCGGCTCCGGCCGGAGCCGCCGATGGCCGTGTCGGCCGCGTCGTTCGGCGGCGTGGTGCCGCCCCCGGCGCCCGGCGCGGCACCGGCGGGCCGTCCCCGCGCGGCACGGGCCGCGGCGCCGGCGGTGCGGGAGAGCGTCGCCGAGGTGGAGCAGGGCGTGACGGCGGCTACCTACCGTCCCGCGCGGCCGGTGGCGGTGCCCGCGGACGGCAGCGCGCACCGGGTGACGATCGCGGTGCTGGAGCTGCCGGCCCGGCTGGACCACGTGAGCGTGCCGGTGCGTGCCGCCGAGGCGCACCTGCGGGCCACGGTCCGCAACTCGTCGGACCACACGCTGCTGCCCGGCCCGGCGTCGGTCTTCCACGGCGCCGATTTCGTGGCGGCGACGCGGCTGAAGACGTGGGCGCCGGGCGAGGAGACCGAGCTGGCGCTCGGGATCGACGACCGGCTGCGGGTGGAGCGGAAGCTGTCCCGGCGCACCGAGAGCAAGGCCACGCTCGGGTCGACGCGGCGGCGGGAGGTGGAGTACCGGATCACTGTGGCGAACCACACGCCCCGGCCGGCCACTGTGGAGGTCCAGGACCAGCTGCCGGTGTCCCGGGACGAGGCGGTGGTGGTACGCGAGACCGCGCTGACGCCGCCGCCGGCCGAGCGTACGGAGCTGGGTGAGCTGACCTGGCGGCTGTCACTGGCACCTGGTGAGAGCGGCGAGATCGCCCTCGGCTTCCGGGTGGAGCTGGCCAAGGGCGTCGAGCTGACCGGCTGGCGGGAGTAG
- a CDS encoding STAS domain-containing protein — MTTRQGRVGPVIEVAGDLDMASAPTLRDRLLEVVETGARTVVVDLTQVGFVDSSGLGALVLVYKNLRERDGWLGLAVVRQSIRNVFSITSVDRVIPLFGTVRDAEDGSPAAVR, encoded by the coding sequence GTGACGACCAGACAGGGGCGTGTCGGCCCGGTGATCGAGGTCGCCGGCGACCTGGACATGGCCAGCGCACCGACGTTGCGTGACCGGTTGCTCGAGGTGGTGGAGACCGGCGCCCGGACGGTGGTCGTCGACCTGACCCAGGTCGGATTCGTGGACTCCAGCGGCCTTGGCGCGCTCGTGCTCGTCTACAAGAACCTGCGGGAGCGCGACGGCTGGCTCGGTCTGGCCGTCGTCCGCCAGTCGATCCGCAACGTCTTCTCGATCACCTCGGTGGACCGCGTCATCCCGCTCTTCGGCACGGTGCGTGACGCCGAGGACGGTTCACCGGCGGCGGTGCGCTGA
- a CDS encoding PP2C family protein-serine/threonine phosphatase, giving the protein MKDSEQAVLAGMLQSAEDAAPVQAVEAVTGVIATALNARGVSLLIADLSGRALVRLTHQPVGGGTGRRHGEEDAEVLPFDGGPYERALRQQAPEVIRRDGTWTVLAPVTDRGEAIGLLEIELPDEPDGDVVNWVARTAHALAFVVIANRRHTDLFEWGQRTTPFSLSAEIQRRLLPASFTCEAGAFALSGWLEPAASVGGDTFDYSLARDLLHLSVTDAMGHGVASALTATLGVGSLRNSRRRGAGLVAQAEEANRAVAENANVRGAYVTAVLGRIDLTTGRCELVNAGHVPPMLVRDGRVVPVDLPGNFPFGMFPGESYRSGELPLLPGDRLVVVTDGMRDRNAADLDLPAALLRLSHLHPREAVRALSDAVLEIAGPALTDDATLLVVDWYGDHGPRRSTAGADTARVSPDEERSAHRRR; this is encoded by the coding sequence GTGAAGGACAGTGAGCAGGCGGTGCTGGCCGGGATGTTGCAGTCGGCCGAGGACGCCGCCCCGGTGCAGGCGGTCGAGGCCGTCACCGGCGTCATCGCCACGGCGCTGAACGCGCGCGGCGTCTCGCTGCTGATCGCCGACCTCAGCGGCCGTGCGCTGGTCCGGCTGACGCACCAGCCGGTCGGCGGCGGTACCGGCCGGCGTCACGGCGAGGAGGACGCCGAGGTGCTCCCGTTCGACGGCGGGCCCTACGAACGCGCACTCCGCCAGCAGGCGCCCGAGGTCATCCGCCGCGACGGCACGTGGACCGTGCTGGCGCCGGTCACCGACCGCGGTGAGGCGATCGGCCTGCTGGAGATCGAGCTGCCCGACGAGCCGGACGGCGACGTGGTGAACTGGGTCGCCCGTACCGCGCACGCGCTGGCGTTCGTGGTCATCGCCAACCGCAGGCACACCGACCTGTTCGAGTGGGGACAGCGCACCACCCCGTTCAGCCTCTCCGCCGAGATCCAGCGCCGCCTGCTGCCCGCCTCGTTCACCTGCGAGGCCGGCGCCTTCGCCCTCTCCGGCTGGCTGGAACCCGCCGCGAGCGTCGGCGGCGACACCTTCGACTACAGCCTGGCCCGGGACCTGCTGCACCTCAGCGTCACCGACGCGATGGGCCACGGCGTGGCGAGCGCGCTCACCGCCACCCTCGGCGTGGGCAGCCTGCGCAACAGCCGCCGCCGTGGCGCCGGCCTGGTCGCCCAGGCCGAGGAGGCCAACCGGGCCGTCGCGGAGAACGCGAACGTACGCGGCGCGTACGTCACCGCCGTGCTGGGCCGCATCGACCTGACCACGGGACGCTGCGAACTGGTGAACGCCGGGCACGTCCCACCGATGCTGGTCCGGGACGGCCGGGTCGTACCGGTGGACCTGCCGGGCAACTTCCCGTTCGGGATGTTCCCCGGCGAGAGCTACCGCAGCGGGGAGCTGCCACTGCTACCCGGCGACCGGCTGGTGGTGGTCACCGACGGCATGCGCGACCGCAACGCCGCCGACCTCGACCTGCCCGCCGCCCTGCTCCGCCTCTCCCACCTGCATCCCCGTGAGGCGGTCCGGGCGCTGTCCGACGCGGTGCTGGAGATCGCCGGGCCGGCTCTGACCGACGACGCCACGCTGCTCGTCGTCGACTGGTACGGCGACCACGGGCCGCGGCGCAGCACCGCCGGTGCCGACACCGCCCGCGTCAGCCCGGACGAGGAGCGCTCAGCGCACCGCCGCCGGTGA
- a CDS encoding ABC transporter substrate-binding protein: MAIRPKPVRVAAVLAAALLAAAGCSSPTASTGGPKGADTLVVATAGEPDTLNPVLNYGVDGASLIFDGLVARDARNELVPALARELPAVSADGKTVTAKLREGVLFHDGSPLTAQDVVFTYQAVLDPGVDSTLRSDLDMLASVTAPDPATVVFTLKYAYAPFLQRLALGIVPAKAFAGQDVNKAAFNRKPVGTGPYRFTSWTPGDRLVLAANETYWGGEPANSGVVVAFVADDNVRAQRMRAGEFDAAELAPKLASGFEGRDGYRVQKVPTADYRGVMLPMGNPVTGDLAIRKALNVAVDRQAMVTGVLGGAGEPAFGPVPPTSEYAEPSIAGRPAADTAAATAALDAAGWKPGPDGIRVKDGRPAAFALMYPATDSLRKELALAVTADAKKVGITVTPEGLTWDAITPRMGDDALMMGYGTPYDPDFVSYKLFSSAFAGQGFFNPGSYRSAVTDAALQEGRDNADPAARKAAYATFQKQLAADVPWVFLTYLRHTYVLKDAVTGVTPRVEPHEHDVANSIWWNVHTWTKKP, from the coding sequence GTGGCGATCAGACCCAAGCCCGTACGCGTGGCCGCGGTGCTCGCCGCCGCCCTGCTCGCCGCCGCCGGTTGCTCGTCGCCCACGGCGTCGACAGGCGGCCCGAAGGGCGCGGACACGCTCGTGGTCGCCACCGCGGGCGAGCCGGACACGCTCAACCCGGTGCTCAACTACGGCGTCGACGGCGCATCGCTGATCTTCGACGGGCTGGTCGCCCGGGACGCCCGCAACGAGCTGGTGCCCGCACTGGCCCGTGAACTGCCTGCTGTCTCGGCGGACGGGAAGACAGTCACCGCGAAGCTGCGCGAGGGTGTGCTGTTCCACGACGGCAGCCCGCTGACCGCCCAGGACGTGGTGTTCACCTACCAGGCGGTGCTCGACCCGGGAGTCGACTCCACGCTGCGGTCCGATCTGGACATGCTCGCCTCCGTCACCGCGCCCGACCCGGCGACGGTCGTGTTCACCCTGAAGTACGCGTACGCGCCGTTCCTGCAACGGCTGGCGCTGGGGATCGTCCCGGCGAAGGCGTTCGCCGGGCAGGACGTCAACAAGGCCGCGTTCAACCGTAAGCCGGTCGGCACCGGCCCGTACCGGTTCACCTCCTGGACACCCGGTGACCGGCTCGTGCTCGCGGCCAACGAGACGTACTGGGGTGGCGAGCCGGCGAACTCCGGCGTGGTGGTGGCGTTCGTCGCCGACGACAACGTCCGGGCCCAGCGGATGCGGGCCGGCGAGTTCGACGCGGCGGAGCTGGCACCGAAGCTCGCGTCCGGGTTCGAGGGCCGGGACGGCTACCGGGTGCAGAAGGTGCCGACCGCCGACTACCGGGGCGTCATGCTGCCGATGGGCAACCCGGTCACCGGCGACCTCGCGATCCGGAAGGCGCTGAACGTCGCGGTGGACCGGCAGGCCATGGTGACAGGCGTGCTCGGCGGCGCGGGCGAACCCGCGTTCGGCCCGGTGCCGCCCACGTCGGAATACGCCGAGCCGTCGATCGCCGGCAGGCCCGCCGCCGACACCGCCGCGGCGACCGCCGCGCTGGACGCCGCCGGGTGGAAGCCCGGCCCGGACGGCATCCGGGTGAAGGACGGGCGGCCGGCCGCGTTCGCGCTCATGTACCCGGCCACCGACAGCCTGCGCAAGGAACTGGCCCTGGCCGTCACCGCCGATGCGAAGAAGGTCGGCATCACTGTCACGCCGGAGGGCCTGACCTGGGACGCGATCACCCCGCGGATGGGTGACGACGCGCTGATGATGGGCTACGGCACGCCGTACGACCCGGACTTCGTCTCGTACAAGCTGTTCAGCTCGGCCTTCGCCGGGCAGGGCTTCTTCAACCCCGGTTCGTACCGCTCGGCTGTCACCGACGCCGCGTTGCAGGAGGGCCGGGACAACGCCGACCCGGCCGCCCGTAAGGCCGCGTACGCCACGTTCCAGAAGCAGCTCGCCGCCGACGTGCCGTGGGTGTTCCTCACCTATCTCCGGCACACCTACGTGCTGAAGGACGCCGTGACCGGGGTGACGCCGCGGGTCGAGCCGCACGAGCACGACGTCGCCAACAGCATCTGGTGGAACGTGCACACCTGGACGAAGAAGCCGTGA
- a CDS encoding ABC transporter permease, with the protein MTAPVTGRRRLAGAGVVVRRRLLVAVPVLAATSMGMFALGAASPIDPAQQYAGAAAFTTSEENLAQIRANWGVDDPLPVQYARWIGNLLRGDLGWSTSRHEPVTSVLASRAGWTLLLVGTALALVLVASVLLGTLAAYRRGGWFDRVLRAVAYAVQSMPVFWIGLAAIAVFALSLGWLPAGGLTDITATGTDPADVARHLVLPVTVLAISQAPWFVLFVRDAVAESLRDDHVLAARARGLPGRVVLFGHALRTALLPFLTLVGTHLPELVGGAVLVETVFSLPGLGAVTVEAALGADFPLLAATTLATTVVVLTANLVTDLAYAAADPRVRLDD; encoded by the coding sequence GTGACGGCGCCCGTGACCGGCCGGCGGCGACTGGCCGGGGCGGGCGTCGTGGTCCGGCGGCGGCTGCTGGTGGCGGTACCGGTGCTGGCCGCCACCAGCATGGGCATGTTCGCCCTCGGCGCCGCCTCCCCGATCGACCCGGCACAGCAGTACGCGGGCGCGGCGGCGTTCACCACGAGTGAGGAGAACCTGGCGCAGATCCGCGCCAACTGGGGCGTCGACGACCCGCTGCCGGTGCAGTACGCCCGCTGGATCGGCAACCTGCTGCGCGGCGACCTGGGCTGGTCGACGAGCCGGCACGAGCCGGTCACCTCGGTGCTCGCGTCCCGGGCCGGCTGGACGTTGCTGCTCGTCGGCACCGCGCTGGCCCTGGTGCTGGTGGCGAGCGTGCTGCTGGGCACGCTGGCCGCGTACCGGCGCGGTGGCTGGTTCGACAGGGTGCTGCGCGCCGTCGCGTACGCCGTGCAGTCGATGCCGGTGTTCTGGATCGGCCTCGCGGCGATCGCCGTGTTCGCCCTCAGCCTCGGGTGGCTGCCCGCCGGCGGGCTCACCGACATCACCGCCACCGGCACCGACCCGGCCGACGTGGCCCGGCACCTGGTGCTCCCGGTGACGGTGCTGGCGATCTCCCAGGCGCCGTGGTTCGTGCTGTTCGTCCGCGACGCGGTCGCCGAGAGCCTGCGCGACGACCACGTCCTGGCCGCCCGCGCCCGAGGGCTCCCCGGCCGGGTCGTCCTGTTCGGACACGCGCTGCGGACCGCGCTGCTGCCGTTCCTCACCCTGGTCGGCACGCACCTGCCCGAACTCGTCGGCGGCGCGGTCCTGGTGGAGACCGTGTTCTCCCTGCCCGGCCTCGGCGCGGTCACCGTCGAGGCCGCGCTGGGCGCCGACTTCCCGCTGCTCGCGGCCACGACGCTGGCCACCACCGTCGTGGTGCTGACCGCGAACCTGGTCACCGACCTCGCCTACGCCGCCGCCGACCCCCGGGTACGCCTCGATGACTGA